A single window of Flavobacteriales bacterium DNA harbors:
- a CDS encoding glycosyltransferase family 4 protein encodes MSSKIKITLCTDGVFPHAMGGMQRHSSLLAVHLAQREDVELTVLHPHTVPLFDAKLGIKEVHLPQIDPKKFYLRELWRYSASVAQELDRVGGDVIMSQGFCVWKDVDRFKDRLIVHPHGLEMFQGLTIKDKLIGLPFRMLLRYLVARSRVTISLGGKLTGILKNLAIGTKGKIAVLPNAVEVPAVQVVQERNEILRVLFVGRFAFNKGIDVLMSVAERLVAEGYGGRLRFELAGSGPLLEHFKSKGLPSNVQLLGRVEDDELFALYTQCDAFLLPTRFEGMPTVVLEAMARSMPIIVSDVGATAELVGKDNGWLLPPGDPDALYRALIEFMEMSQTEQAVLGARSLARVEADFTWPKVTERTVELFRNVVSTKS; translated from the coding sequence TTGTCCAGTAAGATAAAAATAACGCTCTGCACGGATGGTGTCTTTCCGCATGCCATGGGCGGTATGCAGCGCCACTCAAGTCTGCTCGCTGTGCATTTGGCGCAACGTGAAGATGTGGAATTGACCGTGCTTCACCCCCATACGGTCCCATTGTTCGATGCGAAATTGGGTATCAAGGAAGTGCACCTTCCACAGATAGATCCGAAGAAATTCTACTTGCGCGAATTGTGGCGCTACAGTGCTTCAGTTGCACAAGAACTGGATAGGGTAGGAGGAGATGTGATCATGTCCCAAGGATTTTGTGTTTGGAAGGATGTCGATCGTTTCAAGGATCGCTTGATCGTACATCCACATGGTCTCGAAATGTTCCAAGGATTGACCATTAAGGATAAATTGATCGGACTTCCATTTCGCATGTTGCTGCGCTATTTGGTTGCTAGAAGTCGCGTTACGATCTCCTTAGGTGGTAAGCTAACGGGTATACTGAAGAACTTGGCAATAGGCACTAAAGGAAAGATCGCTGTGCTGCCCAACGCCGTGGAAGTTCCAGCAGTGCAAGTGGTACAGGAACGGAATGAAATTCTTCGTGTATTGTTCGTTGGTCGGTTCGCCTTCAACAAAGGCATTGATGTGCTGATGTCAGTTGCCGAACGGCTCGTTGCCGAAGGATATGGTGGCCGACTGCGGTTTGAGCTAGCTGGCAGCGGACCTTTGCTGGAGCATTTCAAGAGCAAAGGTCTTCCATCCAATGTTCAGCTTCTAGGGCGCGTGGAAGACGATGAACTTTTCGCATTATACACGCAGTGTGATGCATTCCTTTTACCAACGCGTTTCGAAGGAATGCCCACAGTAGTATTGGAGGCCATGGCGCGGAGCATGCCCATCATCGTGAGCGATGTTGGAGCAACCGCTGAATTGGTCGGTAAGGATAATGGCTGGCTTCTTCCACCCGGTGATCCGGATGCACTCTATCGTGCACTGATCGAGTTCATGGAAATGTCGCAGACGGAGCAAGCGGTTCTTGGTGCTCGATCATTGGCGAGGGTAGAAGCCGATTTCACTTGGCCGAAGGTCACCGAACGGACAGTGGAGTTGTTCAGGAATGTTGTTTCAACAAAAAGTTGA
- a CDS encoding glycosyltransferase, whose product MKDPVSFARSEAPLVSVIIPSYNKRNYIVDTIASVQAQTYGNWELLVVDDVSTDGSVDLLREIAEHDPRITVDVLDKNSGANRCRNYGLAKAKGHYVIFLDADDQLAPHCLGTRVSAMKRTKDPDMGVFTLRVFRHRLGDDTRRWIPKHRKPLRDFFRHDLPWQTMQPIWKKEFIKQLGGFDEGFARHQDVELHTRALMLPSVRVEQFPGPIDCYYRVGEERRTDGIARRSEKLVDATLHYYERFMPDADRLGMRSALIGTLHRIQLQLLYHGREEHISRAELVQLEKRLFPQEIWRSIPIWKRFLFRVSRIFNMAPFRIPGVNRTIGALLVR is encoded by the coding sequence ATGAAAGATCCTGTTTCCTTCGCTCGCAGCGAGGCGCCGTTGGTCTCAGTAATAATTCCGAGTTATAACAAGCGGAATTATATCGTGGATACCATTGCCTCCGTGCAAGCACAGACCTATGGTAATTGGGAACTGCTGGTGGTGGATGATGTTTCCACGGATGGTTCTGTAGATCTGTTGCGCGAAATTGCCGAACATGACCCTCGGATCACGGTGGATGTATTGGACAAGAATTCCGGAGCGAATCGGTGTCGTAATTACGGCCTCGCAAAAGCAAAAGGGCACTATGTTATTTTCCTGGATGCCGACGACCAATTGGCACCGCATTGTTTGGGCACACGTGTGAGTGCAATGAAACGCACGAAGGATCCGGATATGGGCGTGTTCACCTTGCGCGTATTCAGGCATCGACTGGGAGATGATACACGACGTTGGATCCCCAAACACAGAAAGCCGTTGCGGGATTTTTTCCGTCACGATCTTCCGTGGCAGACCATGCAGCCTATTTGGAAGAAGGAGTTCATTAAGCAGTTAGGTGGATTCGACGAAGGTTTTGCACGCCATCAGGATGTGGAACTGCACACGCGAGCACTCATGTTGCCTTCCGTAAGAGTGGAACAATTCCCCGGACCAATTGATTGTTACTATCGCGTAGGCGAAGAACGTAGGACGGATGGAATTGCAAGAAGGTCTGAGAAACTCGTGGATGCAACGCTGCATTATTATGAGCGGTTCATGCCGGATGCCGATCGCTTGGGCATGCGCAGTGCACTGATAGGTACGTTACATAGGATCCAACTTCAGCTGCTCTACCACGGTCGTGAAGAACATATTTCCAGAGCTGAACTGGTACAACTGGAGAAGCGGCTTTTCCCACAGGAGATCTGGCGTTCAATTCCGATCTGGAAGCGGTTCCTCTTTCGTGTCTCCCGCATTTTCAATATGGCGCCTTTCCGGATCCCAGGAGTTAACAGGACAATTGGCGCATTATTGGTAAGGTGA
- a CDS encoding GDP-mannose 4,6-dehydratase — translation MQEKRNILITGGAGFIGSELGRLLSADGHTVHVLDDLSFGRRALAGVPDERFHKVDIRDRKEVLDVIQRIRPDWVLHLAAIHFIPFCNQHPVEAADININGTIHVLDACAATPSVAQVFFASTAAVYPIADGAVDEEHITGPMDIYGTTKLAGERLVGEFHYRTGIPAIIGRFFNAFGPNETNAHLIPEIQKQVLAGARTLKLGNLDPKRDFVHTSDMGRAMRALLTKGLKGNPKFNIGRGIEYSVREVVEAFERQLGETLTIEVDPTRVRKVERMHLLANVSKLKKETGWEPQQDLDQGIATLLKEVPVG, via the coding sequence ATGCAAGAAAAAAGGAACATACTTATTACGGGTGGTGCCGGTTTCATCGGGTCTGAACTGGGCCGTTTGTTGAGTGCCGATGGTCACACGGTGCATGTGTTGGACGATCTGTCATTTGGCCGCAGGGCATTGGCTGGCGTACCGGATGAGCGCTTCCACAAAGTTGACATCCGTGATCGCAAGGAGGTCTTGGATGTGATCCAACGTATTCGACCTGATTGGGTCCTGCATTTGGCCGCGATCCACTTCATCCCTTTCTGCAACCAACATCCAGTGGAGGCTGCGGATATCAATATCAACGGGACCATCCATGTGCTCGACGCTTGTGCCGCAACTCCTTCCGTAGCCCAAGTGTTCTTTGCGAGCACGGCAGCGGTCTATCCCATCGCGGATGGCGCTGTTGATGAGGAACACATCACCGGACCAATGGACATTTATGGGACTACCAAACTTGCGGGAGAACGCTTGGTCGGAGAATTCCATTATCGCACAGGTATTCCCGCTATTATAGGCAGATTTTTCAACGCATTCGGACCGAACGAGACCAACGCGCATTTGATCCCGGAGATCCAGAAACAGGTCCTGGCGGGTGCACGTACATTGAAGTTGGGCAACTTGGATCCTAAGCGCGATTTTGTGCACACCTCGGATATGGGCCGCGCAATGCGTGCATTGTTGACCAAAGGCCTAAAGGGAAACCCGAAATTCAATATTGGACGAGGCATCGAATACAGCGTACGCGAAGTAGTTGAAGCGTTCGAACGGCAACTCGGTGAAACCCTCACGATCGAAGTGGACCCAACAAGAGTTCGCAAAGTTGAACGGATGCACCTCTTGGCGAACGTATCCAAACTGAAGAAGGAGACGGGTTGGGAACCACAACAGGATCTCGACCAAGGTATTGCAACGTTGTTGAAGGAAGTTCCTGTCGGATAG
- a CDS encoding glycosyltransferase family 2 protein: protein MTVSIIIPCYNAAAHITRCLESVFSQTYAPLQLVLVDDGSTDSTVDVIRRTTVPVGIELKLIEQANSGAAQARNVGLENANGTYVQFLDADDELLPEKNSSPSEACK from the coding sequence ATGACCGTTTCGATCATCATCCCATGCTATAACGCAGCCGCACACATTACGCGCTGTTTGGAAAGCGTTTTCAGCCAGACCTATGCTCCACTTCAATTAGTTCTAGTTGACGACGGGAGCACCGATAGTACGGTGGACGTGATCCGTAGAACAACTGTACCCGTTGGCATAGAATTAAAACTGATCGAACAAGCGAATAGTGGAGCCGCTCAAGCACGGAACGTTGGCCTTGAAAATGCGAACGGCACGTACGTTCAATTTCTGGATGCGGATGATGAATTGCTTCCTGAAAAAAATAGCTCGCCAAGTGAAGCTTGCAAATGA